GGGAGTGCAAACCCACCAATGGCCCCGGCGCCGAGATGCGGGCCGCCACCTTTGGTGGCGACATGCGCGCCATGGACGAGCCGCAACCGATGAGCCGCCTGATCAACTGGGCACTGACCGATCTGATGCTGGAACATGGCGAGATCGTCTGCATGGGCGAGGATGTGGGCCGCAAGGGCGGCGTCTATGGCGTGACCCAGAAGCTGCAACAACGGTTCGGCCCCGACCGGATGATCGACACGCTGTTGGACGAGCAATCCATCCTGGGGCTTGCCATCGGCATGGGACATAACGGGTTCCTGCCGATCCCCGAGATCCAGTTCCTGGCCTATCTGCACAATGCCGAGGATCAGATCCGGGGCGAGGCGGCGACGCTGCCGTTCTTCTCGAACGGGCAGTTCACCAACCCGATGGTGCTGCGCATCGCGGGGCTGGGGTATCAGAAAGGATTCGGCGGGCATTTCCACAATGACAACTCGCTGGCGGTGCTGCGCGACATTCCCGGCGTGATCATCGCCTGCCCCTCGACCGGGGAAGATGCGGCGCAGATGCTGCGCGAATGCGTGCGCCTGGCGCGCGAGGAGCAGCGGGTGGTGGTGTTCCTGGAACCCATCGCGCTCTATCCGATGCGCGATCTGCACGGGGTGCAGGACGGCGGCTGGATGACCCCCTATCCCTCGCCCGACCGGCGCATCGCGCTGGGCGAGGTCGGGGTGCATGGCAACGGTACCGATCTGGCCATCGTCACCTATGGCAACGGCCATTACCTGTCGCAGCAGGCGGTGCCCGAGATCGAGGCGGCGGGGATCAGGGCACGGATCATCGACCTGCGCTGGCTGGCGCCGCTGCCCATCGAGGCGCTGCGCGCGGCCACTAAGGATTGCAAACACGTGCTGATCGTCGATGAATGCCGCCGTACCGGCAGCCAGTCCGAGGCGCTGATGACTTTCTTCTGCGAAGAAAGTCGCGCCACCTCGACCGCCCGCGTGGTGGCCGAGGATTGCTTCATTGCGACCGGCCCGGCCTATGCCGCCCCGCTGCCGTCCAGGGACGGCATCGTCGCCGCCGCGCTGTCGCTGACCGGAGTTGCAAAATGACCCGTACCGCTGTCGTGATCTGCCCCGGCCGGGGCACCTATAACAAACCGGAACTGGGCTATCTGCATCGCCACCATGGCGCCCGGATGGACATGTTCCGTGCCTTTGACGCCATCCGCGGCGAGGCCGGGCAAGAGGCGGTGACCGCGTTGGACGGGGCAGAGCGCTATACGGTCGGCAAATACTCGCGCGGCGATGTGGCCTCGCCGTTGATCTACGCGGCCTCGCTGGGTGATGCGCAGGCGCTGGCCGAGGATATCGAGGTGGTCGCCGTCACAGGCAACTCGATGGGCTGGTATATCGCGCTGGCCGCTGCAGGGGCGCTGAGCGCTGAGAATGGCTTTCGCGTGGTCAACACCATGGGCACGCTGATGCAGGAGCGGCTGATCGGCGGGCAGCTGGTCTATCCCTTCACTGGCGAGGATTGGGCGGACGATGCCGCGCGCAAGGCGGCGCTGCTGGCGGATGTGGCCCGGATCGACGCGTTGCCGGGGCATGACCTGGCCCTGTCCATTGACCTTGGGGGCATGCTGGTTCTGGCCGGAAACGAGGCCGGCCTGTCGGCCTTCGAGGCTGCGCAGCCGGTGGTGCAGGAACGCTTTCCGATGCGGCTGGCCAACCACGCCGCCTTTCACACCCGCTTGCAGGCGCCGGTTGCTGCCGAGGGGCGGCAACGGTTGGGCGCCGACCTGTTTACCCAGCCCATCCGCCCGATGATCGACGGGCGCGGCAAGATCTGGTGCCCCGGCGCCACCGATACCGGGGCGCTGTGGGACTATACACTGGGCCATCAGGTGACCGAGCCTTATGATTTTACCCGCGCCGTGCAGACCGCCGCGCGCGAGTTTGCGCCCGACCTGTTCATCGTCACCGGCCCCGGCGCCACGCTGGGCGGCGCGGTGGCGCAATCCCTGGTGCTGGCAAATTGGCGCGGCATGGGCGACAAGGCGATGTTCCAGGCGCGTCAGGCCGAGGCGCCCCTGCTGGTGGCGATGGGGCGCGAGGATCAGCGCGGGCTTGTCACCGCCGCCTGAGTGCCTAAGACATAGATATCCCTCTTGCAGACGAGACCTGGTCATGTCGGACAATACCCGCACTCTCTGGCATCTGACCTCGGCCGAACAGGTCACCGCGCCGCCGCTGGCGGGGGATGTGACCGCCGATCTGGTGGTGATTGGTGGCGGTTTCACCGGTCTGTCGGCGGCGCTCCACGCCGCGGAGCAAGGCGCCGATGTGCGCCTGGTCGAGGCTGAGGCGCCGGGCCATGGCGGATCGGGCCGCAATGTCGGGCTGGCCAATGCGGGGCTGTGGCTGCCGCCTGACGATATCCGCGCCCATCTGGGCGATGCGGTGGGCAACCGGCTGATCGCGCTGTTGGCCGGGGCGCCGGCGCTGGTGTTCGAGCTGATCGCGCGCCATGGCATCGCCTGCGAGCCGGTGCGGAGCGGCACGCTGCATTGTGCGCATTCCCCCTCGGGGCTGGCCGATCTGTGCCGCCGCCATGCGCAACTGACCGCCAGCGGGGCGCCGGTCGAACTGCTCTCGGCCGAGGAGACCACCCGCCGCACCGGGTCCGGCGCCTTTCACGGCGCGCTCTTTGATCCGCGCGCGGGCACCATCCAGCCGCTGGCCTATGCCTGCGGGCTCGCCCGCGCCGCGCAGGCGGCAGGCGCGCGGTTGCACGGGCAAAGCCCGGCGCTGGAGATCGAGCACAAAGACGGGGCCTGGCAGGTGCGCACCTCCGGCGGCAGCATCCGGGCGCGCAAACTGATCCAGGCCACCAACGCCTATCACCGGGGGCTTGCCGACCGAAGGCCCGCCCATGTTCCGGTGCATTATTTCCAATATGCCACCGATCCGCTGCCGGAGAAGACCCGTGCCGCCATCCTGCCGGGGGGCGAAGGGTGCTGGGATACCGGGCTGATCATGACCTCGTTCCGACTGGACCGGGCCGGGCGGATGATCATCGGCGGCATGGGGGCGCTGGACCATCCGGCCAGCGGCATCCACCGGGCCTGGGTGCGGCGCAAGCTTGCACAGCTTTATCCCGCCTTGTCGCGGCAGCCGCTGGTCACCGGTTGGCACGGGCGCATCGCCATGACCGGCGATCACATCCCCAAGATCACTCGCCCCGGCCCAGGCGCGCTGGCGGCGCATGGCTATTCCGGGCGCGGCATCGGGCCGGGCACCCTGTTCGGCAAGGCGATGGCCGAGGCGCTGCTGAGCGGAATCGAGACCAATCTACCGATCCCCGCCATCGACCGCCATGCCGAGCGCTGGACCGCCCTGCAACAGGCCTATGTCGAGACCGGCGCCACGCTGATGCATCTGATCCGGGCGCGCGTGGGTTACTGAGCGCTGCGTTGCAGCCGGGCGGCAATAGCCTCGACCCGGGCGCGCAGCCAGCGATGGGCCGGATCGGCGGTCGAGCGTTCGTGCCAGACCATGTAGATCGACACCGGATCGCAGGCAAAAGGCAGCGGCGCGCAATCCAGTGTCGCCAGCGGCCCCAGTTTCATCAGCGCGGTATCGGTCGAGATCAGGTCGCTGCCTTTGACAAAGGCGGGGATGGCGCCGAAATGTGGTAACACCACCGTGGGCGGGCGTATCTGGCTTTGATCCACGCCGCGCATCACCACATTGGCGCTGCGCCCGTCGATGAATCGCACCTCGACGTGTTCGGCGGCGCAATAGCTCTGCCAGCTGTCGGGCGGGCTGCGGTGACTGGCGTCATAGTAGATTTGCAACGGGCTGGTGAACAGGCGCCGCTGATAGATGTCGGGCCCGTCGGGCGGCAGCGGCGTCAGCACCAGCTGGCAGCGGTCGCTGCGCAACAGGGCCGGATCGGGCACGCCCGAGGGGACGAAACCAAGGCTCAGCCGCACCCCTTCGGCGCGGGCGCGGCACAGCAGTTCGGGAAAGATCAGCTCGCGTTGCAGGTCGTTGGCGGCGATGTCGAAATGCATCTCTTCGCCCAGCGGGTCAAAGGGGCGGGCATCGGTCAGCGATTTGATCCCGTCCAGCACCCGCTGCACCGGTTCGCGCAGCGACAGCGCCCGTTCGGTGGGCGTCAGCCCCTGGCCCGAGCGCACGAACAGCGGATCGCCCAGCACCGCGCGCAGCTTGGCCAGCGTATGGCTGACCGCCGATTGGGTCACCCCCAGCCGGTCGGCGGCGCGCGAGACCGAGCTTTCCTCGAGGATGACAAGAAAGCAGCGCAGAACCTTGCCGTCGAGATCGGTGAAATCGAATTTGCTCATGGAATTTATGACTAAACATGAATGGTTTTGCTGTCCATTCCGCGCTACGCCAAAAGGGCAGTCAGGAGGCGCAGGATGGGTATTCGCTTTTTCTCGGACCGGGACCGGCCCGTGCATATGGGTCCCTATCCTTTGGAGCGGCTGGCCCGGCGCGAGGCGGTGGCGGATCTGTCCACTGTTCCGCAAATACCTGTGCTCAGCTTTCACCGGCCCGAGCGGCCCGAGAGCATCGTCAACGCGATGGGCGAGTTTCAGGCGATGCTGGATGCGATCCGCGACGGGCTGGTCAACCCGGCCCGCGCCGAGATCTCCGCCGATCCGCTGGAACGCGCCAACCATCTGAAAGCGTTTGGCTATTTCAACGATGCTTCGATGATGGGCTGCGGGCCCTTGCCGGCCGAGGCGCTGTTGCCGGCGCCCCGGCGCAACCCCGATATCGACCGATTGGCCGAGGCGCTGCGGACCCGGCAGACCAAGACGCTTGCCTCGGGCATCGACGTGATCATGGCCGATCTCAAGGAAAGCATGGAGGCGCCGCCGCGCCCGATCGACAGCCACCGCCATGCGATCGTCTTTCTCTACGAGCATCACCGCGACCCCGAGGCGGACGAGCCGGGGGCCGAGTGGATCCATGATGCGCAGGACCATCGCGCCTGTCTTCTGGCCAGCGAAAACGCGGTTGTGATCGCCAATTACATCCGCCTTCTGGGCTATGACGCGCGGGCGCATACCGCCATGTCGAGCGATGTCGATCTGGGGCGGCTGGCACTGGCGGCGGGGCTGGTCACGCTTGAGGGCGGTCAGCTGGCCGCACCCTGGCTGGGGCGCCGCTTTGGTCTGGCTGCCGTCACCACCGAGATGGAGCTGGCCCATGATCGCCCGCTGGCGCCGCTGGCCGCGCAGTCCTGGGCCGCCACCCGGGGCCCGGCCTGGTGGCTGGGCAAGGGTTTCGCCAAAAGCGCGCTGAACCGCGACCCCTATGCCCGGCGGCGCTATGTGGACGGGGCACACCCGTTCGAGCGGCTGAACCGGGTCGAGACGCCGACCACCTATATCGACGAAGCCAATGTGGCCCGTGTGCCCAAGCGCGCCGACATGTTCGCCCGCGCCCAGTTCGGCGATATGGGCAAGGCCCTGCAAGAGGGCGCCAAGGGCGGTCACTACGTGCGCAAGGCGGCGCCCAGCTTTGCCCAGCGGCGGGCGCTGGGGGCGTTTGTGCTGCTTCAGGATGGCGACCGCGCCGATGTTCCCCGGCCAATCGATCCGCGCCGCAATGCCGCCAACCTCAAGGCGGCGAGCTATTTCCTGGGCATCGACGCCGTCGGGCTCAGCCGCTGCCCGACCTGGGCGTGGTACAGCCATGACGCCACCGGCGAAGCGATCACCCCGCCGCATGATCAGGCGATCAGCATGATCGTCGATCAGGGGTACGAGACGATGGAAGGGTCGAGCGGTGACGACTGGATCGCGGTGGCGCAATCCATGCGCGCTTACCTGCGCTTCTCGCTGTTGGGGGGGGTGATCGCGCAGCAGATCCGCAACCTGGGTTACAAGGCCAAGGCCCATACGGTGATGGATGGCGAGGTATTGCAACCGCCCCTGCTGCTGCTCTCGGGCCTGGGCGAGGTCAGCCGCATCGGCGAGGTGATCCTGAACCCGTTCCTGGGGCCGCGCCTGAAATCGGGGGCGGTGACCACCGACATGCCGATGAGCCATGACAAGCCCATCGATTTCGGCCTGCAACGGTTCTGCGAGGCCTGCAACAAATGTGCACGCGAATGCCCCTCGGGGGCGATCACCGCCGGGCCCAAGCGGATGTTCAACGGCTACGAGATCTGGAAATCCGACAGCCAGAAATGCGCCACCTATCGCATCACCACCCAGGGCGGCGCCATGTGCGGGCGCTGCATGAAGACCTGCCCGTGGAACCTGGAAGGGTTGTTCGCCGAACGCCCCTTCCGCTGGGCGGCGATGACGGTTCCGGCGGCGGCCCCGGCTCTGGCGCGGTTGGACGATGCGCTGGGCCACGGCGGGCTGAACGAGGTCAAGAAATGGTGGTGGGATATCGAGTTGCAGCCCGATGGGGCCTATCGCCCGACCACCGGGCCGGTGAACCGGCGCGGCCTGCAACGGGATCTGGACCTGAAATACGAGGATCAGACGCTGGCCGTCTATCCCGCGCCGCTGGCGCCGCACCCCTGGCCCTATCCGTTTCCGATGGACCGCGAGGCGGGGATCGCCGCCTATCAGGCGATGATCGGCGCCGACGAATACCGGGCGCGGCTGGCGGCGGGGGATCTCTCTGTCGTGCACCGCTACACCGTCCCCGACGCGGACACCGCGCCAGTGATCCGGGTCGAGGTGACGCGGGCCGAGAAGATGACGGGCGAGATCACCAAATACGAGTTTGCCGCCCCTGACGGTGCGCCGCTGCCCGAATGGACGGCGGGCGCGCATCTGGATGTGCTGGTGGCACCCGAATTCCTGCGGCAATACTCGATGTCCGGGGACCCGACGGACCGGACGACCTACCAGATCGGAGTATTGCGCGAGGAGGAGGGGCGCGGCGGCTCAAAGCTGATGCATCGCATCTTTGCGCCGGGCCGGCGGGTGTTCATCTCGAAGCCGATCAATCATTTCGAACTGGATGAAGGGGCAACCCGCAGCTTTCTGATGGGCGGCGGTATCGGCATCACGCCGATGATCGCCTTTGCGCACCGGCTGCACGCGCTGGGGGCTGATTTCGAGCTGCATTATTCGGTCCCCAGCCGCACCAGCGCGGGATATCTGGAGGACCTCGACGCCATGCCCTGGGCGGACCGGGTGCATCTGCATGTCTCGGACGAGGGATCGCGCGCCGATCTGGATGCGGTTCTGGCGGGCTTCCAACCCGGCTGGCATGTCTATACCTGCGGTCCCGAGCGTTTCATGGACGGGGTGATGCAGGCGGCCGAACGGCAGGGTTTCCCGGAAGAGGCCCGGCATCTGGAGTATTTCTCGGTCCCCGAACAGCCCGCGTATGAAAACCACCCCTTTACGCTGAAACTCGCCCGGACAGGGCGCGAAATCGCGGTGCCCGCGGACAAGGATGCCGCGCAGGTGCTGAACGAGAACGGGATCCATATCGACGTCAAATGCTCGGACGGGATCTGCGGCGTCTGCAAATGCGGGCTGATCGCGGGCGCGGTCGAACATCGCGATTTCGTGCTGTCCGGGAAGCAGCGCGAGGGCGCGATCATCCTGTGCCAGTCCCGCGCGGCAGAGCCGGGCGGGGTGGTCGAAATCGACCTCTGATCTTGCGGCCTAGGCGCGCGGCGGCGCCAGCGAACCGCGCAGCACCACATAGGTGTCCAGCCGCTGCCCCTGGCCCGGCGCGCCTTCGGCCACCATGGCGACCAGCGCCTGTGCGGCTTGGGTGCCCATCTGGCGATGGGGCACATGCACCGTGGTCAGGCCCGGGCTGCACACCTTGGCCAGTTCGATATCGTCGAACCCGGTGATCGAGACATCGCCGGGCACGTCATAGCCCGTTTCCTTGGCCCGACCCATGGCGCCCACCGCCAGCACATCGTTGCCGCACATCACCACGCTGGGACGGGGCGTGCGCTGCATCAGGGTGTCGAAGGCGGCGGCCCCTTCGTCGATGCCATAGGCGGTTTCCACCAGGCTGAGCGTATCGGCGCCAAGCCCCGCCTCGGCCATGGCGGCGCGGATGGCGGCCACCCGGGCGCGGGCGCGGTCGTTGCTGGCCTGTTCGGCGCTGATCACGCCGATCCGGCGGTGGCCGCGTGCGATGACCTCGCGGGCCAGGTCCAGCATAGCGGCGTGATTGTCGAAACCGATCGTGGGCACCGGCGCGTCCGGATCATGCACCCAGGCCGCCAGTGTCGGGATGCCGCGCCGGTTGAGAAAGTCGTAAAGCGCCGGATCGCGATGGGCGCCGATCAGGAACAGCCCGTCGGCGCCGCGTGCCACCAGGGTGCGGATCTGCTCTTCTTCCAGATCGGCGCGATACGAGGAGGAGGCCACCAGCAGCGTGATCCCCTTGAGCCGCAACTCCTCCTGAAAGGCCTGCAGACCGCGGGCAAAGATCGCGTTCTCCATGGTCGGGATCACGGCGCCGATCGTGTTGGTGCGTTTTGCGGCCAGGGCGCGGGCGCCGAAATTGGGCGAATAGCCTAGCTCGCGCACCGCCTCCAGCACCCGGTTGCGGGTCTCTTCGATCACCCGGTCGGGCGTGTTCAGACAGCGCGAGACCGTCGCCGTCGACACACCTGCCCGCCGGGCCACATCGGCCAGGGTCGGGGTGGGCTGTGTGCTCGGCGCGGTCATGACGTGCAGGTCCGTGTTTGGTTGAAAGAGGCGGGCAGTAGGCTCCGATACCCCAACCGCCGCGGACAGCATAGCGTGTAAGCGCTTGCATCGTCAAATGTAAGCGCTTACATTGCGGGGGCGAATCGTGTTTTTGCCCATCCGGAGGACCCGATGCTTTTGATTTCGGCCGCGCTCTTTGCCCTGTTTGCCCTGAATGTGGGTCTTGGCTCTGTCGGGGTCGGGCCGATGCTGGGGGATGTTGGCGAGATGCTGGTTCTGTTCGCCGCCGCAATCGCGTTTGTGGTGGCCATTCTGCAACGGGAAGCCGCAGCGAAGAGAAAGACAAACCAGCGGCCCTGATCTGTCCAAATGGGAGGAAATAAATGAAAGACGACCGGACCGGACTTGCGTCCGCGACACGCCGCAACTTTCTGAAACTGGCCGGCAGCGGCAGCTTTACCGCCGCTTTGGTGGCCGGTGCGGCGGGGACCCTGTGGTCGACCGAGGCCGCAGCGCAGACCGCCAAGGAAGAGAAGGAGCGTGAAGCCGCCGCATCGCATGTGATGACAGTGGCGACGGCCTATGTGCTGGGCGCCTCGCGCAGCTATCCGATCATGCAGCTGGACCTCAAGGAGAACATCCAGAACGCCACCAATGGCAAGGTCTATGTGAAACTGGCACCGGGCGGCCAGCTGGGCGCCGGTGGTGCATTGGTGCAAAAGGTGCAGGGCGGCACCATCCAGGCGGCGCAGCACTCGCTGTCGAATTTCGCCCCCTTCGCCAGCGCCGTCGACCTCATCAACATGCCGTATTTCTGCGGCTCGAACCAGCGCTTCACCAACCTGGTGTCCTCGGATGCCTGGAAGACCGAGGTGCATCCCAAGGTCGAGGCCGCCGGTTTCAAGGCGCTGTTCTATATCGTCATCGACCCGCGCGTCGTTGCCGTGCGCAAGGGTGGTAACGCGGTGATCACGCCGGGCGATCTGGCCGGGGTCAAGTTCCGCGTGCCGGGCTCGAAGATGCTGCAACAGTATTACCGCATGGTCGGTGCCAACCCGACGCCGGTGGCCTGGGGCGAGACGCCCTCGGCGATCAAGCAGGGCGTGGCCGATGCGCTCGACCCGTCGGTCGGCGCGCTTTATGTCTTTGGCTTCAAGGATATCCTGAGCCATGTGACCTTTACCCAGGCGGTGCCCGACAGCCAGGTGTTCTCGATGAACCTGGAATGGTTCAACGGGCTTCCGGCAGATGTGCAGGAAGGCATCATGTTCGCGGGCGAGGTCACCTCGCAGCAGAACCTGGCCAAGGTGCCCGCCGCACGCGCCTATGCGATGTCGGAACTGACCAAATCCGGGGTCGAGTTCCATTCGCTTTCCGCCGACCAGCTGGCCGAATGGCAGGCGACCGGCGGCTATCAGCGCTCGGAATGGGACAGCTTCAAGACCGAACTGGCCGGGTCGATGGACGCCTTCAACCGCCTCGAAGAGGCCGCCGGCACCATGGGCCGCTATTACGTGCACGACGCCTGATCGGCACTGGCCGGCGCCCGGGATGGCGCCGGCCCTTTCCTCACCTGCATGACGCCATCAACCGGGCCTCCGGCAACGGATGCCCCTCGCCCGGAGGGAGGGACACGTGACCCCTATCCTGAATGCTCTGAACCGGAATGCCGAGCGCTGGGCGCTGCTGGTCTTCTACGTGATGCTTGTCGTCACCATGGCCGTCGAGGTGCTGCGGCGCGAGATCTTCGCCTATTCCTCGATTTGGGGAGAGGAGATCGTGCGCTATTCCTTCATCTACCTCGCCTGGATCGGCGCCGCCTCGGCGGTGAAAGAGCGCGGCCATATCCGCATCGACGTGCTGATGCATTACCTGGGCCGCCGGGCCAAGGCGCTGCTCTATATCTTTGGCGATCTGGTGATGTTCGTGGTGGCGGTGATCGCGCTGTACTGGTCGTTCGAGACGGTGCTGGTCTCGGCCAAGTTCGGTTCGGTCAGTCACGGCCTGCGTATCTCGATGGTGTGGTTCCTGATGGCGGTGCCGGTCGGGTTCTCGCTGATGGTCCTGCGACTGGTGCAATCCTTCCTGCGCGATCTGCGCAGCCTTCGTGACGGCACGCCCGTCTACGAGGGCGACAAACTGTTCGATTGAGGGGACGGTCATGCTTTGGAATACCCTCAATCAGACGGTTGAACTGGGCTGGGATTTCTACCTGCCGGTGATCATGTTCGTGGGCCTCATCGCGCTGGCGGTGCCGGTCTGGGCCGCCATCGGGGCGGCGGCGATCACCATGTTGATCATGTCGGGTGACATGCCGCTGAGCGCGGTGGGCGAGAGCCTGTTCACCGGAATCGACGCCTTTGCCCTGACGGCGGTGCCGCTGTTCATCCTGACCGGGGACGTGCTGGTGCGCACCGGGCTTTCCCGCAAGTTCCTGGACGTGGCCGAGGCGCTGACGCAATTCGCCAAGGGCGGGTTCGGCTCGGCCACGGTGCTGGTCTGCGGCATGTTCGCGGCCATTTCGGGCTCGGACGCGGCGGGGGCCGCCGCCGTGGGCCGGATGACCATCGACCGGCTGGTCGAGTCGGGTTATCCCCGGCCCTATGCCTGTGCGCTGGTGGCGGCAGGGGCCTGTACCGGCATCCTGATCCCGCCCTCGATCGCCTATATCATCATCGGTCTGGTGCTGGGCATCTCGGCCTCGACCCTGTTTCTGGCCGCGCTCATTCCGGGCCTGTGCATCCTGATCTCGATCCTGGTCACCAACGTGGTGATGAACCGCATCAACGGCTGGGAAGGGGGCGGCAATATCTCGGCCGGGGAATACTTTGGCAATCTGGGTCGCTCGCTGAAATCGGGCTGGTATGCCTTCATCGTGCCGGGCATCATCTTTTACGGCATCTTCTCGGGCCGGCTGACGCCGACCGAGGCGGGCGCCACCGCTGTTGTCGTCACCGTCCTGATGGGTTTCATCCTGCGCACCCTGTCGCTGTCCGACTTTCCGGCGATGCTGGTCAGCTCGGCCAAGGTGAACGGGGTGATCCTGCCGATCATCGCCTTTTCCGCCCCCCTGGCCGAGGCGCTGGCGATCATGGGTGTGCCGCAGGGATTTGTCGCTGCCGTCACCGGCATGACCGACGAACCCTGGCTGCTGATCCTGCTGATGATCGGCATCCTGATCGCGGCGGGCTGCGTCAT
The window above is part of the Ruegeria pomeroyi DSS-3 genome. Proteins encoded here:
- a CDS encoding dehydrogenase E1 component subunit alpha/beta, whose product is MDRAQIVHENFLSRVAARDLPKGAPPRPGLTQAQAVSLYRAQVLSRALDRTSRAMQKAGQGFYTIGSSGHEGMAAVAQALRPTDIAFLHYRDAAFQIARAEQVPGQQIAWDMLLSFACSKEDPASGGRHKVLGSKALMIPPQTSTIASHLPKAVGAAYSLGAARRHPPEHRQLPEDGIAMCSFGDASANHSTAQGAINTAGWTSVQSIPLPLLFVCEDNGIGISTKTPRGWIQASMEHRPGIRYFQANGLDIYETYAVAQEAADYVRNRRKPAFLHLKTVRLYGHAGADVPTTYLTRAEVEAEEAMDPLLHSVRLLAEDGALASEEALAIYEQTCARIDRIAVEAATRPHLASAAEVAASLIPPKRECKPTNGPGAEMRAATFGGDMRAMDEPQPMSRLINWALTDLMLEHGEIVCMGEDVGRKGGVYGVTQKLQQRFGPDRMIDTLLDEQSILGLAIGMGHNGFLPIPEIQFLAYLHNAEDQIRGEAATLPFFSNGQFTNPMVLRIAGLGYQKGFGGHFHNDNSLAVLRDIPGVIIACPSTGEDAAQMLRECVRLAREEQRVVVFLEPIALYPMRDLHGVQDGGWMTPYPSPDRRIALGEVGVHGNGTDLAIVTYGNGHYLSQQAVPEIEAAGIRARIIDLRWLAPLPIEALRAATKDCKHVLIVDECRRTGSQSEALMTFFCEESRATSTARVVAEDCFIATGPAYAAPLPSRDGIVAAALSLTGVAK
- a CDS encoding TRAP transporter substrate-binding protein, with protein sequence MKDDRTGLASATRRNFLKLAGSGSFTAALVAGAAGTLWSTEAAAQTAKEEKEREAAASHVMTVATAYVLGASRSYPIMQLDLKENIQNATNGKVYVKLAPGGQLGAGGALVQKVQGGTIQAAQHSLSNFAPFASAVDLINMPYFCGSNQRFTNLVSSDAWKTEVHPKVEAAGFKALFYIVIDPRVVAVRKGGNAVITPGDLAGVKFRVPGSKMLQQYYRMVGANPTPVAWGETPSAIKQGVADALDPSVGALYVFGFKDILSHVTFTQAVPDSQVFSMNLEWFNGLPADVQEGIMFAGEVTSQQNLAKVPAARAYAMSELTKSGVEFHSLSADQLAEWQATGGYQRSEWDSFKTELAGSMDAFNRLEEAAGTMGRYYVHDA
- a CDS encoding acyl carrier protein, which codes for MTRTAVVICPGRGTYNKPELGYLHRHHGARMDMFRAFDAIRGEAGQEAVTALDGAERYTVGKYSRGDVASPLIYAASLGDAQALAEDIEVVAVTGNSMGWYIALAAAGALSAENGFRVVNTMGTLMQERLIGGQLVYPFTGEDWADDAARKAALLADVARIDALPGHDLALSIDLGGMLVLAGNEAGLSAFEAAQPVVQERFPMRLANHAAFHTRLQAPVAAEGRQRLGADLFTQPIRPMIDGRGKIWCPGATDTGALWDYTLGHQVTEPYDFTRAVQTAAREFAPDLFIVTGPGATLGGAVAQSLVLANWRGMGDKAMFQARQAEAPLLVAMGREDQRGLVTAA
- a CDS encoding reductive dehalogenase, translated to MGIRFFSDRDRPVHMGPYPLERLARREAVADLSTVPQIPVLSFHRPERPESIVNAMGEFQAMLDAIRDGLVNPARAEISADPLERANHLKAFGYFNDASMMGCGPLPAEALLPAPRRNPDIDRLAEALRTRQTKTLASGIDVIMADLKESMEAPPRPIDSHRHAIVFLYEHHRDPEADEPGAEWIHDAQDHRACLLASENAVVIANYIRLLGYDARAHTAMSSDVDLGRLALAAGLVTLEGGQLAAPWLGRRFGLAAVTTEMELAHDRPLAPLAAQSWAATRGPAWWLGKGFAKSALNRDPYARRRYVDGAHPFERLNRVETPTTYIDEANVARVPKRADMFARAQFGDMGKALQEGAKGGHYVRKAAPSFAQRRALGAFVLLQDGDRADVPRPIDPRRNAANLKAASYFLGIDAVGLSRCPTWAWYSHDATGEAITPPHDQAISMIVDQGYETMEGSSGDDWIAVAQSMRAYLRFSLLGGVIAQQIRNLGYKAKAHTVMDGEVLQPPLLLLSGLGEVSRIGEVILNPFLGPRLKSGAVTTDMPMSHDKPIDFGLQRFCEACNKCARECPSGAITAGPKRMFNGYEIWKSDSQKCATYRITTQGGAMCGRCMKTCPWNLEGLFAERPFRWAAMTVPAAAPALARLDDALGHGGLNEVKKWWWDIELQPDGAYRPTTGPVNRRGLQRDLDLKYEDQTLAVYPAPLAPHPWPYPFPMDREAGIAAYQAMIGADEYRARLAAGDLSVVHRYTVPDADTAPVIRVEVTRAEKMTGEITKYEFAAPDGAPLPEWTAGAHLDVLVAPEFLRQYSMSGDPTDRTTYQIGVLREEEGRGGSKLMHRIFAPGRRVFISKPINHFELDEGATRSFLMGGGIGITPMIAFAHRLHALGADFELHYSVPSRTSAGYLEDLDAMPWADRVHLHVSDEGSRADLDAVLAGFQPGWHVYTCGPERFMDGVMQAAERQGFPEEARHLEYFSVPEQPAYENHPFTLKLARTGREIAVPADKDAAQVLNENGIHIDVKCSDGICGVCKCGLIAGAVEHRDFVLSGKQREGAIILCQSRAAEPGGVVEIDL
- a CDS encoding LysR family transcriptional regulator, whose translation is MSKFDFTDLDGKVLRCFLVILEESSVSRAADRLGVTQSAVSHTLAKLRAVLGDPLFVRSGQGLTPTERALSLREPVQRVLDGIKSLTDARPFDPLGEEMHFDIAANDLQRELIFPELLCRARAEGVRLSLGFVPSGVPDPALLRSDRCQLVLTPLPPDGPDIYQRRLFTSPLQIYYDASHRSPPDSWQSYCAAEHVEVRFIDGRSANVVMRGVDQSQIRPPTVVLPHFGAIPAFVKGSDLISTDTALMKLGPLATLDCAPLPFACDPVSIYMVWHERSTADPAHRWLRARVEAIAARLQRSAQ
- a CDS encoding LacI family DNA-binding transcriptional regulator yields the protein MTAPSTQPTPTLADVARRAGVSTATVSRCLNTPDRVIEETRNRVLEAVRELGYSPNFGARALAAKRTNTIGAVIPTMENAIFARGLQAFQEELRLKGITLLVASSSYRADLEEEQIRTLVARGADGLFLIGAHRDPALYDFLNRRGIPTLAAWVHDPDAPVPTIGFDNHAAMLDLAREVIARGHRRIGVISAEQASNDRARARVAAIRAAMAEAGLGADTLSLVETAYGIDEGAAAFDTLMQRTPRPSVVMCGNDVLAVGAMGRAKETGYDVPGDVSITGFDDIELAKVCSPGLTTVHVPHRQMGTQAAQALVAMVAEGAPGQGQRLDTYVVLRGSLAPPRA
- a CDS encoding NAD(P)/FAD-dependent oxidoreductase, yielding MSDNTRTLWHLTSAEQVTAPPLAGDVTADLVVIGGGFTGLSAALHAAEQGADVRLVEAEAPGHGGSGRNVGLANAGLWLPPDDIRAHLGDAVGNRLIALLAGAPALVFELIARHGIACEPVRSGTLHCAHSPSGLADLCRRHAQLTASGAPVELLSAEETTRRTGSGAFHGALFDPRAGTIQPLAYACGLARAAQAAGARLHGQSPALEIEHKDGAWQVRTSGGSIRARKLIQATNAYHRGLADRRPAHVPVHYFQYATDPLPEKTRAAILPGGEGCWDTGLIMTSFRLDRAGRMIIGGMGALDHPASGIHRAWVRRKLAQLYPALSRQPLVTGWHGRIAMTGDHIPKITRPGPGALAAHGYSGRGIGPGTLFGKAMAEALLSGIETNLPIPAIDRHAERWTALQQAYVETGATLMHLIRARVGY